In the genome of Gemmatimonadota bacterium, the window CGCGTGTGGCCCGATTCGAGCGCAACGGCGAGCGCCGTGTCGAGCCCGTCGATCTCTGCGTCGCAGAAAACGATGTGGTGCATCTCGGCGACGTGACGGAAGTCCAGGCCGTGAGGCGTAGCAAAGTACTTCGTGAACGCCGGATCGTGCTCGGCGATCGGGAGCATGTGGAAGATGCCACCCCCGTCGTTGTCGATCAGGACGAACACGACCTGCGCATCGGGCTCACGACTCCAGAGCAGGCCGTTCTGGTCGTGGAACAAAGCGACGTCACCAATCACGCACACGGTCGGTCGCCCGGTCGCCGCCGCGACACCGAACGCCGTCGAGGCGATTCCATCGATGCCGCTCGCTCCGCGGTTGCCGAAGACGCGCACGGTCTCGTCGCGAGGAACGCCGAATGCGTCGAGGTCGCGAATCGGCATCGAGCTCGAGACGAAGAGGTTGGCTCCCTCGGGGACCGCCGCCGACACCGTCGCAAGCACGTCTCCCTCGTGCGGCTCGCCTCGCGCCGACTGGAGCGCTACCCGGACCGCCGACTCCGCCGATATCCACAGCTCCCGCCAGTCGTCGCCTGCGCTGGGGCCTGCGCGCTCGGCCAACGCAGCCAGCGTATCGGCCGCATCGGCATGCACGTAGTCGGTCGCAGTGGCGCCGTGGTCTTTCCAGCGCCCTCCCCCGTCGATCACGATGTGCCGCACACCGTTGTTGTGGAGCAGCCAAGCCAGCAGCGCCGTGGAGGTGGGCGACGCGCCCACGCGTAGCACGAGAGATGGAGCGAGTGCCGCTTGCACGTCGGGGTCCCGCAAGAGCAGATCGTAGCCGGCGACAACGTGCGCCCCGCGCGACGGAGCGAATCGGGCCCCGGAAAGCGGGTCCGCCAAGAGAGGGAAGCCGGTCGCGGCCGCGAGGCGTAGCACGGCCTCACCGCTCTTCACCGGATCCGAGCTCGGCCCGGCCACGATCACACCACGAGACGTGTCCAGCGCGCCGACCAACGCGTCCAGCGCCTCGGGAGACGCCTGGTGCCGACCCGAGTCGACCCGCACGAACGGTTCCCCGCTCGACCTCCCAGCCCCCGCCAAAGGGTTCTTCTCGAGAAAGTCCCGATGCCCCTCGATCGGCTCGAACGGCCTATCGAGCGGGAAGTTCACGTGCACAGGCCCCGGGGGAGCGCCCCTCGCGGCCGCGACCGCGCGCGCCGCGAGAGTGCGGAGATGCCGTAGCGCGGGACCTTCCACGGCGGGCGGCGCGACCTCGAAAAAAGCCCTTGGGTACGGACCGAACAGTCGCAGTTGGTCGATCGCCTGGTTCGCGTCCGAGTCGCGCAAGTGGTGCGGCCGATCGGCTGTGAGCACGAGCAGCGGCGCTTCGCTCTGCGCGGCTTCGATCACTGCGGGAAAAGCGTTCGCTGTCGCGGTGCCCGAGGTCGTCACAAGCACGGCGGGCAGCCCCGAAGCTTTGCCGATGCCGAGCGCGAAGAAGGCGGCTGATCGCTCGTCGAGATGGACCCGCACGGTGAAGCGGTCGTCTGCGTCGAACGCCAGCACTAACGGGGTAGAACGCGAGCCCGGTGCTACCACGACTTCGTATACGCCCGCACGCGCCAACTCGTCGCAGAAGGCCCGAATCCAGAGGGTGGTGTCGGCGCCGCTACTCATGACCGGTGCCGGGCACCTCCACGGCGGACTCGA includes:
- the menD gene encoding 2-succinyl-5-enolpyruvyl-6-hydroxy-3-cyclohexene-1-carboxylic-acid synthase, whose product is MSSGADTTLWIRAFCDELARAGVYEVVVAPGSRSTPLVLAFDADDRFTVRVHLDERSAAFFALGIGKASGLPAVLVTTSGTATANAFPAVIEAAQSEAPLLVLTADRPHHLRDSDANQAIDQLRLFGPYPRAFFEVAPPAVEGPALRHLRTLAARAVAAARGAPPGPVHVNFPLDRPFEPIEGHRDFLEKNPLAGAGRSSGEPFVRVDSGRHQASPEALDALVGALDTSRGVIVAGPSSDPVKSGEAVLRLAAATGFPLLADPLSGARFAPSRGAHVVAGYDLLLRDPDVQAALAPSLVLRVGASPTSTALLAWLLHNNGVRHIVIDGGGRWKDHGATATDYVHADAADTLAALAERAGPSAGDDWRELWISAESAVRVALQSARGEPHEGDVLATVSAAVPEGANLFVSSSMPIRDLDAFGVPRDETVRVFGNRGASGIDGIASTAFGVAAATGRPTVCVIGDVALFHDQNGLLWSREPDAQVVFVLIDNDGGGIFHMLPIAEHDPAFTKYFATPHGLDFRHVAEMHHIVFCDAEIDGLDTALAVALESGHTRIVRVPTDRETNMRRHREVSDAVTKAVRKALTIPLTPRRP